In Enoplosus armatus isolate fEnoArm2 chromosome 12, fEnoArm2.hap1, whole genome shotgun sequence, the DNA window AGTAAAGAGTAAGAAACTTGACTTCCAGAGCTGGTAATGATGGAAGCTGCTGTTGCGGTAGCGTCGTGGCATTCAGTGGGCGCACTCACGCGCAAAGACAGAGACTGTGTGGTGCGTTAAGGCTGGGAGGgaggctgctgtgctgctgctgcgtgcTGCGACATAGCTGCCGGGGAGGACATGGACTGGACCATGGGCTGAGCTGGTGGGGGTAGCGGAGGCTGAGCCTGCTGGGCCCCTGAGTGCGTGTTGGGGGAGGGTGGGGGCGTTGGACGTTTGAATTTGTCGGGGCTGGTGCTTCTTCTTGGGGAGGGCCtctgtttgagagagagagagagagagaaaaataaataaataaatatgcctCATCTTGTTTAACTAACTGGACGGCAGCAGTCTAAACAGTTTGTGGCAAACTGAGATGTTTGGAGAAACTCAGTCCAACCAACAACATGTGAAGACAGTCTCATATGGGCTTTTAGTTAAGGCAGATACAGATAGAAAGCACATTTGAATAACAAGAGTGTAAAAAAAGCGAGGTAATCGTAGCAGTAATCTTTGTCCAACAGTCTTTCGAGAGCTACAAAccactgaaagaaaataagattGAGTGGCGAGGTTACTTGTCTCAGTCGTGTTTCCCCCACTGAGCTTTTGGTCACGACCTGACAACTGCAATTCCAGTCAgaggaataaaaagaggaaagaaaaaaatggtttTACAGAAAAATTAATCTGTCTGAGGCTCTGGTCTCCCAGACGGAGATTCTTTCCCTGTTTTAACTCCTGGGTGGGCTGAGTGGTGATGGGAAAGATGTGGTCTGTACCATCCTCATGCATCAAGAGTAAATGAATGGATGCAGAATaccagagagggagaaaacaagagacagaggCATACAATAAGAGTGGAAGGAATAGGCTGCATTGAAAGAGATTAAAGCATGAAACAATTCAATCAGTGAATAAATGATTTCAGCTGCCTGTACATAAATATACCATTATGTTTTGAACTTGAACCTTGGTCAGCTGAAATTGGTGTTACCCTAATCTTGGTGTAATACGAGGGAAACATGTTAAGATTTGAacgtgaaatataaaaacatttaaacaaacaaaaaaaaggcatttgtgaaaaacaaaagaactcCACAAGGTCCTACATGTAGGGGACAGCAAAATCTTAACAAAGGGTTTAAGAATTGGTCAGAGCCTAATCACAGTTTCAGTCAAGACTCAGGTCTCAGTGACCTGAAAAGTACCAAGAAGGCGTTCCCATATGTTTCATAACTCGGGAGTAATGACCAGGTACAGAAGAGCCGAGTTTTTAATTGTCAAACTGGCGTAAAACTGACAGACCGCCCTCTGACTAATAGCACTAAAGCCTGTTCCCTGCAGAGTTCTTTTCTCCAAATCATAAAGTACTACGTATGTGAAACAAGTACAAAACGATCCAATACAAGTGATACTTCAACTGCATACAATATCTGGGCTAAGCTGTTCATGAAGGTGAATGGTGACAGTTGTGTCTTAGTGTTCTCTGGGAGTGGTATAACAACAGGATGGCTGAACTTCATTTGAGCATGATTTGCATAAAAGCACATAAATTGCAGGCAAGCTCACCAACATTTAATCCCCGACCATCCAGCTAGTGAGAAATTGACCACAATTTACGCCTGATAGCCTCTTTCCCACAGTGGCTGATCACGAACACttggaaatacagtatgtcacttTCTCAGACGACATTTGTTTGTCACATTATTTTTTAGATGTAACATGGCTTTATATTATGCTTTAACCATATTGCTTTAATTACCCAGACATTAAAATCCAAAACCAAACCCACAATCTCATTAACTCATCTTCAGAAGTCCCTTGTCCCCCAGAATACTAAACTTGTCATTTTGGCAGCACTTATCCCTTAAATAATACTGTCAGAGCATTCAGGCTCATTAGTTTAGAAAACATCTTGAAACCAAATTAATCTACATAATCTTTCATAAAACCATCTAAACTGACAGAAAGATATTGAGAAAAGTTACtataaaagacaagacaaaacatgtttgagataacagacacacacatactttaaGTCCTGCTGTCTGATTTGACCTTATTGATGTAGGTGTTACGGTCATAACTGAAACTAAAAACACTTAGCAGAAAGGTTTTAGTGGACTATGACCgtggaataaaaatataaaagataagTTTCTACAGAAATATATGGGACGTAACAAGGTGTGTTGATTCAGTTATCACTGTGTTATTGAAGCTGTCTGGACCTTGAGACATTTATGGAGCTATGGGACGTTCTACTATCAATCTAAGACTGGGCTATGTGTGATGTAACAACTATATGTGTGAAGATCAAGCCAGTTTTCTTTGGCAGGTTTAAGGCTTGTAAATGTTCAcactagggttgggcgatatgttAAAATGCTCCATCCGgccaccatcaggccaacaACCTGCTATTGCCTTTATATTCATGCAGGCGTGTGTTTGTGGCatgcaggggggtgggggagccCCCACTTCACCTTATCCTCTGATATCTGCGGTCTTAATGTGAAAATCcaattttattaaaacattacagCCTATAGGCTACTCTTCTTCAATTAAACTCACTAAAATCAGCTTGAGATCTTTGCTGAGCAATAAGCTGTAAAGATGGCTGAACAGCTGTCGCACACTGTTTGAAAAGTCTGACGGTGATGAGTCTGATGGTGTCAGATGGTGTCAGATGAAGAACGCCTCCGCTTGCAGCCTCCAAATGAACAAACAGGTGCGAATAACGAAACTATGCCATTACATGATCATGgtgcacaaccacacacacagtttttggTCTAGTCTCTGAAATGTGATTTATGAACTGATGTTGCTTTTAAGCACCAATCAATCGGACAGCGACCACTAAAGACGGTTCATTGTCATTTAGTCGCTGCCCTGTTTTGTGAAAGACTCAGAGCAACAAGAACGTGTGCAATATGGCCCAATTCCAAATGCCAGTTCCCATCATTTCTATCAATTTAAAAGCATTTTGCTTCACATGCCTAGTAATGCCAatttacaacacaaaacaatttaattGGCAACTAAACTTTTGATTGGAAATAACAAATCCTAAAAATGAACACCAGTGAGCTCCTGAAAACACCAGATGTCTGGTTAAGGAGGTGCCGGTGGACATTACTTACCGCTACGGCGTGAGAGGAGCTTCCGTGGACGTGCAGGGCGGGGGTGTTGTAGTGGGAGATGGCAGCTCTGGACAGCGTTGCTGGAGGGGTGAAGCCAACTGTGTGGCTGCCATATGAGAGACCTgcgacagagacaggaagacagacatgAAGAGAAAGTTGCATAAACTGTATGAACGTTTGTTCCAAGTGATTATATTTAACTATAAATTCAACTCTGGTTGTTGAGATTCAGCAGAAGTACTGCTTTGTTCCAGGATTACTTAGAATGATAGATGAATGCAACTTGTACCTGACTGACcgaacagaaaagcagcagtgcTCTGGTACCTGAGGTCAAACTTATCATTGTGCAAACCTTTAGGCTGTAATATGATATCTTGCTGAATCACACCAAACATGATTGAGTGGACCTGGAATGACTCCATTTTCCTCTGCATTGTATTCAGAATTAGGACTCAAGGCTTAGACTAGATGCTAGTGCGGTATGGGAGATTGGGTTTTGGTTTACAAGAAAAGCCTTTCCACCGcacaaattaatacatttaatgagctttttcctcatatttttcattttcgcTACAGTTCTCTTactctcacacactcaacaTTGACCCACTTTACATTGCTTTTGCTGCCACGGTCTAACAACTCATTAACTGTAGTGATATAAACGACACCTGGACTATAATTGAACCATTTTTCAAGGAATTTCTTGAATATCGGATAAACCTAAAAAAGCTTAaccatgtttttgtgttcaATAATTCAGCAGCTGACTCCAGTTAAATACTGAATTTTTATACACAATCACTTTCTTTTATTAATTCTAATCAGAAAAATTAATTGTATTTATAGAAAAGAACAAGAAGTTGATTTGATTAGACAGACTGAGGGCAAACATTATGTCACAGCCATCTACACTGGAGATTTATTCATGGTTTCACTGACCTTTGAGACTTAAACCTAAATGTCAATGAATGTTTGTTCCAGATTTGACACATGATATGATGGATTCTAATGTCAAGCTTTGTTATAAAAATAAGGCTTGTCTTCTGGCGATTAGTCATATGAATTGATATCAAAGGtgctttttattgttgtgttggcCATTCCCTTTGATGCAACATACCCTGTTGACTGCTGTATTACCTGGACAGTGGCCATATTAGATGTACCTACCAGGTGATATGGGTCGGCTGGAGCTGGGGGAGGGGGTGTAGGGGATGGGGCTGGACACAGTCCTTGCTCGCAAGCCCTGTGCAGACATCTCGTTGAAGTACCTGAGATGATGAGATTACCAAGTTTATGAAAATTCAGTAGATTTGTAGGCCAAAAAAGCAGTTCGTTAGATAGGCAAAAAGACATAAAGACATAAATGAGGATAGTTGGTGATAACACCTTAAGGTGCAATGTGAAAAGGTCCTAAAAAGAACAGTGAGATAACAGGCAATAATGTCTATTGCCAATATAAAAGATTAATGATTAGGTGTTCAATACTGAACCTGGCTAGATGATCTAATACTAAGAATGATGGAACAGTGAGTGTTTTTGCGTCTGTATGTCAACCCTTAGGGCCACCACCACTAACTCAAAGTCCTGTCTTGATTTCAGAACTGGGGGACTGGGGACCATCTGGGTACCACTTGGGACTGCCTGAACTGTTAAGTAGTAGTAAAAGGGATCACACAAAGGAGTTCAAATGTGCTGTTCATTCAAAAGAAAGAAGGCAGTCTTTCACTTAATTGGTCCTGATAGTTGGCTCCTTTTCAATTACATCAGGATAACACAGATCGGGCAAAATGAAACTAAGCTACTGCTAATTATTTTGATGGTTACCCGTGCTAACACTGGTGTCGGAGACAATCTTGGCAACTGTGGCCTGAAGCAAAACTGCATGGCAGTACTgaacattcaaaacatttattttatgattGTAAGCTTAATGGCCACCATGTTGTTACCTTGCTAATCACAAAGACAGCCTATACACCACTAACAAAGATTGGCTATTGGAAGAGCAACTGGTGTGTGCTGAGGTGGCACGAATGAGCAGGCATGTCTTTTGCATCTCTATCTCTTTTGTTCCTTCATCTTTTCATTCAAGTTCAACCTCCCCTCATTCAATCAGCAATGTCAGCAGTGTAAATGGCAAACGGAGTGAAATGGCACTCTGCAACATCAGACTCGGGTAAACAGGCAACGCCATTTACTAAGATCAAGTCTCTCTCATCCACCTCACTTGACTGGCTGACACATGTGACTGCACATCTGCACTTTGTTATTGTGGCCTTTTTGATAAACTGTCCTATTGTGTGTACCATCCTCTACCTCTCATCGTCCATCTCCAGACTGGATTCACTCTCCGACAGTTGTCTGCACAGGGCCTCCCTGCgctccatttctctctgaagCTTTCTCTGCAGCCGGATGTTCTCCTCCCTCATGTGTCGCTCCTCCTCTATGTACTGGGCACGCTTCTCtgtgtctgggggggggggggggggggggcacagaacAAATTATATCAGTTGAGATATTGTCAAGCTCACACCCCGGCCACTTTACTGCAACATGAGCAACTACTGCATTCATGTGTAGCATGTCAAAATTattgcttaaaaaaacaaaacaaaaataaaaacgcCTCCATCTAAAAAATGTGCAGATGTAACATGATTTCCTCCAAAAACTTCCAAGAGCAATCCAGTTCGTTTGTGCAGTACAATGCattcttttcaaaaaataaagtgaaagtgGGTCAATGCTGATCTCTACAAACACCTCTCTAGCAATACAGCCTTGCTACTTGACTTGGAACATGAGGTTGGACTGACAGCTCCCTCTAGTGGCAAAAGCAATGCATAGACAAAATAACGTTGTGTGACACTCCCAGGCATGTGCTTACAGTAATCTCCATTAGTTCATTAATTAAAAGATGCATCAAGCTGGACCAGTATTTATGACTGTCTGAACAACAAACAAGTCTTATTAACATCAACAAAATGGTGTTTCCTGCACTGCTGTGTTGTGAGATGTGTATGTTATTTTGTCTAAACGGATATTATGAATACGGTTCTTTTGTGCATTTAAAAAGATAGCACTTAAAAAGGCTCATACGTTGGAGGGCCCTTGAATGCATCAGATAACATTTCCCAGAAGTCCTCAAAAGCGCCTATAAATGCACCATTGGATACTTAGTATCTGCTTGCAATTACATATCCATGCAGTATTAATGTGTGTAATACATAGTACATAGTAGGGTGCGGCACATTATGGTTTGATTTCTAGGTCACACCTTTCTACAGATGGACTGGAGGTCTAGCTTTCTATGCTAGTAACAGTCTGTGTTGTGTTAAAAGACCCTTTATTGAGCATGGAACATGAggacaaaccaaaaaaaaaaaagaagagtagTTTAAGTATCTTCAGGTGCAATGTGACCAGTGGGAGGCAACAAGGATGTAAACTGTGTCAGAAAAGGCCAGAAAGTATCCTGTTCTGTCTGGTCCATGAAACAACCCATGCATGGGTTAAGGGCTTATCAAAGGATCAGTTTTACCAATCACATCCTCAATCAACACTTGAGGGCCCACACTCCCTTGGATCATGTGACAAGTTGAGCGGCCACTTACGCTGCAGCTCAGTGGTGCGCAGGCTTTTCTTAAGCCTCTCCACCTCATTCTTCAGGAAGCGGATATGCCGCATCATGTTCTCTGGTGAGTCTATCTCCATGGAAACGTCTCTTGGGGACGGAGGAGCTGACACAGGCTGGTCCAACTTCTCCTGAAGGATTCTAGTttagaaaacaaagaacagaccacactgttactgtaattcattaaaagaaataatggGCATGATGACAAGCTTATAAAACTGAATCTATTTGAGATCCACAAGCCTGGACAAAAGCCTATAGAACTAATATAAGACAATTTACTTGATTCTCAAAAGTGAAAAACCTTCTCGATTGCTACACCTTTAGTTTGAAAATGGCTCTGATTTGAAATGACTGCCTTCAGGAGTTAATTATTCAGCCTTCGTTATAATTAACTCTTCTAAAAACATTACCCTGAAAATGTGTAATCTAAATCAGAAAGCTACGGTTAGTAGATTATTGGAAATTTTACTCTGCATCACAAGTGAAGCTGAGTCACTTGTTTTTGGAGGCAAGCGGGCATTTTACTTGtgcctgtgaatgtgtgtgcgtctgtcagagacagaaagtgggCCAGAAATATGGAGTATACTTAGACAAAAGCATTATTACACTAatcataaaacactgaaatattgcAACCACCAGTCACCAAAATATTGCTGAAATTTGCTGTTGGGCCCTGTCAAGATATTGCATCTACCCTAGTGGTTCCAAAAATGGCTGCCTTGAGGACAGGTGACCTTCAGTGCTGAAACTATTGGCCAATTTATAGATCAGTTGATCAACAGATGATCAACAGATGTTCCACAAGATGTGGCTGAATGTTCTGCGACATCTAAGtttttttttgactgttaaaacaaaataagcaattgGAAGATGACAACCTGAGCAGTGGGAACTTGCGATGGGAAAGTGTCCTTATTTTCTCGCTTCTTATAGATTAAGAAACTAATCTAAAAAAtgatagataatgaaaataatcataaattGCAGCCATATTTATTCAATACCATTATGTCGACAGCAATGCTCAGTAAGAGTCTTTGTCCGTTTGTTAGCACTACTGAAGAGATTTTGGCTTTCAAATGTGTTAAAGTATGGCTATGGGCATAAACAAGCATTGAATCCAAGCTCATCATCTCTAGATACTGAAGTGgttaaaacataatataatCAATCCACACCTTTTCTCAGCCTCCAGTTTGTCCATCCGTTTCCACAGTCTGTTGACCAGGGCTTCTTGTTCCTGCTCTAATGTGTTCTCAAGGTCAATCTTCTCCCGCCTCAACTGGAGAATAAAAGGAAGAGTGGAGAGTGATATTCAGAGATACAAAAGCCTTGATGTTGAAAAGTGTTAACAGGACTGGCacagaaatatactgtactgcAAACCGAAGGTCTCTGTCCAGATAAGCGTCTCTTTCATAGAGCTACAGTCCCTATACTGGCTTGTAAGAGACCAGAGAAACAACAACGCAGGATAGatatctatttttatatttctaaagATGTCTTTATTGCCAACTGATATAAAATGACCCTAAAGCTACAATAAGCTGCTCATTAGTGTTTTTAGTGGTGAAATTAAGTCACATTTTTGGTAAACATGCCGTTTGATTACGCCTCCATCTGAGCAAAATGCACAGTGGCATTACACAAGCATCACTCTGACACGTATACATTCGGCAACAATGAATGCATGCATGGACATCTACAGAAAAACCCTGTCATCAGAGCATGGAAACATTATGGAGTGGCTCGGCACAGACAGGTTTGACCAAGCCACAGACCACAATGTTCTTTCCAGCTAACATTCAGTGGGAAGAATTAAGGATGGTGAAATTTTGGCATCTCACACTACAACAAGAACTGGACACACAAGTTCCGGGATATGCTGAAATATTCTTGCGCTACCACGATAAGCATACCTGTTCCAAGGTTAGCTGCTTTGAAATGGTTTCATTCTCCATCTTCTTGATCTTTTTCATGAGTTTATTAACCTGGaactcctgctcctgctccaaGTGCTGCTCCAACTCTGCCTTCTCATGCTGGAGCTAGGATGGAAAAGGGGAGGATAGtgcacagacagaggaaaagaaggagaggaggtggatgaaatgagagaaattagaaagaagggagaggagcAAGAACACAAGAAGAGACTCGCGGTGAGTCACATAAAAACTATTTGATGACCACAGTGAACAAACACACGGGTGTCAGATCATTTAGCTTACACATTATGTACGAGTATAGCAAAACAGGAAACCAATGTTGCAATTCTACCAGATTCATGGTTAAACTTCCCAGAGGAATAAACAGTGTAAAATAATGATTTGGCAACCAAAGTAACCACCTCTTTGGCAGCTCACCAATACAAAGAAAGGGTGCGGCTCCTGCGCTGATTCATAATGGGACGATTGTGTGATGAATTATATAAGTGATTACTCATTATGGAGAAAGGGATGCTAATTCAATCATAGGAAAAGACTTGAAAGGGAAAAATAACCATTTCCATCATGCTACTCAAAGAAGCAACTagagtttgttttaaattactGCATTCATGCAGAGTCGAGTGCTCTGTAGCATCCTGGCTGAAAGAACAGAGTTTTGCCACACCCAGTGCAGCAAATTTTCTTGTAATTAACTCACTAACAATTTTAGGAATTGTTTTGATAATGTGCCTCCCTTTAACCAATACAACAACCAGCTATTGTATAACAGGCCTCCACCCCACTGTACTGTGTGGGGAGTGGCAACTATGCCAGAGTCTGTGTGAAAATACATCTGTTCATCTTTGCAAAGATATTTTATCCCACTGTCCTTCAAGCAGAGGCTGTTTGTAAGCAACACCAGAACAGCGGCAATGTGCTCCTGTGTGTACATATTGTACATAATGGTAACTGTGTGAAGGTTTTTCCCTTCATTATGTCATGCATTAATGATAACAATTACGCCAAaatcatttgaaacattttatcaccttcctctctaaaaagaaaaaagaatattgGCACATAAGAAGATATTAGAAATTACACTGTACATAAAATCTATAGGTCATAAAGTGTGCTGAAAGGGGGGCATTGATTCAAATACCTGCTGACGCACTTGCACGCTTAAGTTTAGACGAAGTGAAAAGTCCATCATCAAAAGTAATGATGGGGAAAACGCAGGTCAGACAAAATTGTTTACAAAAGTGCTTCAGCACAGGAGCATTTACACAcccagtaaaataaataatcacatttgCTCAATTTTCCCTCTATCATTGCAAGAGTATAACACATGCCCATGTatacaagcatacacacacactatgggATCATCTGTCAGCACCAGGTCTACGGGCAGAGGCAGACACGGGTCTGTTTCATGTTAAGTGAGAAGGCAAGATAACAAAAGCCCGAACCAAAGTCCATATGTATGACCTTAAGCAGGGTCTGCTGAGGCCTACGTGTCCTTTTTAGATTCACACTTCTTTACACATCAACAAACCATTAGTCAGCCTACAGCTAGCCATTGAAAGTGTGAGAGCGTGCGTGCTGTGCACTCTGCAGTTGGGAAAATAAGATGTGGAAAACAGACTGAACCAAATAACCGACAGACGGGAGGAGAGTAATTTGAGAGTCATTTAGAGTAGCTAGCAGGCACAGTGAAGTCATCTTGAGCCTTTCCAGGCTTCAGGCAAGTACCAATACAGTTGATGATAATGCACTAGCTGCTGCGCACTCATACATGGCGctgtgtgcatacacacacacacaccctgcgaGCTTGATGATGACGCAGCCAAAAACTTTGTATAATCGAGCattaagaaaacatacagtgatGTGTTATCAATATGATAAGTCACTCACTTGCATGAGTTTCCTCGACAGTTCATTGGTGAGAaattcctcctccttctcataGTTGACCGCCAAggtctccttctccttctggAGGGCCTGGATCTTCTTGAACAAAGTGTTGCTGATAaattcttcctcctgctctgctcttgCTTGCTGTGGGACAAAAAGATATAAGAGAGTGGCAGAGGCAAACGTCAGTGAAGCAGACTCCTAGATCTGGCACATGAAACTGCtggattttcacatttatcCTGATTAAATTGTAACGTCCAACAGTGCATGTAGgctcactgcaaacacacacaaaccaatcAACCAAAATCTGCTGCAGTGAAGTCTGCCAGCCAAAGAGGAAGCAGAATTTTCCCGAATGACTCAAGAGATATTGCAGTAATGGATGACTTACACAGGGGGGAAGAGTGAAACGTGGGGGCACTAAGGAAATGTGCTGGGACAGCTAGCATTACAGTGTGATGATACGTCTGTCCTTGTTAGCACCAGTCTCAAATTCTCCATCCTCATTCTTCACTGACCTCAAAGCTGAATTCTGTTTTGCAAGCTGGGAGAATTTGTCAGTTGTTCGAGGACAATGAGAGGGACAATAGAAACCAAACAGCTAGTTAAGCTTCCCACATTTACAGAGGGTGGACAGGGTGCACTGTGGCTGACTTACGAACATGTGAGCCTGTCATTTATGAGTCTGTGACTTAGCTAGCTTGCTAAGTTTGGCCTACATACTTCCCATATATCCAACAGATCGGTTACACATTTTTATGAAGCTGGGGCTGATTAACCGAGCGTGTAGACATCTGATGCATCGGTCCATgccaatgctgctgctgctgctggactaTTTATTTTCACTCAGTTAACCTACCCCTGTTGGACATAACGTGGTGACAATGTCTAGCAGTGAGTAATCAGCTGATCAAATAGCTAAGAGCAGTCCAGTAACTTGCATTGTGAGGTGCCCACCTTTTTAAACGCCTTTTGACTTGACGTTAGCCgctgagctaacgttagccaagaTTAGCAacgcaaaacaaaacaaagcaaactgGCTGGCTATCGCTGCCCAGCCACCTAGCAAACGTTAGCCCGCTGGCTAAATTAGCAACATACCcaactagctaatgttagtaGAGCTAGCAAAACACCAGGTGACTGAGTTCAAATACAGATAACATTTCCATGTAACACATTACATGGGTGTACATTGACTATTTAGTACTAAAGCAACAACACTAGTCATAGCCAGCTAACTGACGAATGCAATATAAAAAGTAGCGTGGGGACAGCatctagctagctagttagctagctaacgttactcaCAATGGTGACGCTAGCTTTGCGGAGGTCCCgattctcctcctgcagggctTTGCACTTGAGTTTGAACGTCTCAAGCTCAATTTTAAGAACTTTATTCTCTTGTTGCAAAGAGGCCAGGCGGTTCGTCAGCTCCTCCAAACGAAACTGTGAAATGACTATGCTCGGTTTCCCCGAATTTGAAGCGGAGGACGACATCGGGGTGGCCGAGCTGCTCCCCGCTCCGTCGGTGTCGCTCTCGCTTGCGCTGTCCGCCATGGCTGTGCGACAGTGTGGAAGATGACGGCAGCTGCAGCGTTTGAGGAGCGCAGAC includes these proteins:
- the LOC139294074 gene encoding coiled-coil domain-containing protein 6-like; this translates as MADSASESDTDGAGSSSATPMSSSASNSGKPSIVISQFRLEELTNRLASLQQENKVLKIELETFKLKCKALQEENRDLRKASVTIQARAEQEEEFISNTLFKKIQALQKEKETLAVNYEKEEEFLTNELSRKLMQLQHEKAELEQHLEQEQEFQVNKLMKKIKKMENETISKQLTLEQLRREKIDLENTLEQEQEALVNRLWKRMDKLEAEKRILQEKLDQPVSAPPSPRDVSMEIDSPENMMRHIRFLKNEVERLKKSLRTTELQHTEKRAQYIEEERHMREENIRLQRKLQREMERREALCRQLSESESSLEMDDERYFNEMSAQGLRARTVSSPIPYTPSPSSSRPISPGLSYGSHTVGFTPPATLSRAAISHYNTPALHVHGSSSHAVARPSPRRSTSPDKFKRPTPPPSPNTHSGAQQAQPPLPPPAQPMVQSMSSPAAMSQHAAAAQQPPSQP